From Alosa sapidissima isolate fAloSap1 chromosome 2, fAloSap1.pri, whole genome shotgun sequence, one genomic window encodes:
- the LOC121695222 gene encoding uncharacterized protein LOC121695222, translated as MGNTVSCCFRANPGDRQEEGQRLQNVGIKHEVAPRRAADSAVEKSILLYQQEVAAGLVPEDLADTTKIVASKYLDEVTLNLDVPLAKLCTKAVFMEKPETLGCSVNVEAPNVSVEITETTLPMTPVREEVFNTNLPVEHVIEEASSKMVNISLTDIVQANNDKNRTLKDFNLREELCSGDNMNSSLPSATAEKDVQAEIRGSAAKGLSSESLLSDLLEGQETPERSQIPEQDKLVVEAKSEPLGYSDTMPGSTPLMTPSVKKAASAEPQQHLVRSNCSLAEESARCISIGFDIAHPGDHSKEEASSEMVNTTKGLMITSMQPSTKDEDGVDYDDIILHGGISTEETVDDAMLPQEDLATNTPAVKLEDRLVQNPSAEGVVNKAPKGFSLVSEIDAHLDMCGHQSLLDSSKALDDEQDVPLHSSEDERLLTSAMLGTGFPFINAKLTEAISQHRSDSGHSISMEGQPPVSGLDLNSVPTDACARGCAAASAAQDVVFGLSTKSSLGNLLEGLDTPKRSQKKQGVKAKSVPLTKMLAELAELQKVVVSSTGSTDGGLAVNLQDERPGSAGRWSPVSDGSEAWFTWYVSCITIYHRK; from the exons ATGGGGAACACAGTCAGCTGCTGCTTTCGTGCCAATCCCGGTGACCGTCAGGAGGAGGGACAGCGGCTGCAAAATGTGGGCATCAAGCATGAAGTGGCACCTCGTCGGGCAGCAGATTCTGCGGTGGAAAAGAGCATTCTCCTATATCAACAAGAGGTAGCTGCAGGACTGGTGCCAGAGGATTTGGCAGATACCACCAAGATTGTGGCCTCTAAATATCTCGATGAGGTGACTCTTAATCTTGATGTGCCCCTTGCAAAGCTTTGCACAAAGGCTGTTTTTATGGAGAAGCCTGAGACCCTGGGCTGCTCAGTCAATGTAGAGGCTCCGAATGTTTCAGTTGAAATAACAGAAACTACTCTGCCGATGACACCTGTGAGGGAGGAAGTATTTAATACCAACCTTCCAGTGGAGCATGTAATAGAGGAGGCTTCCTCGAAGATGGTAAATATCAGTCTTACTGACATTGTGCAAGCtaacaatgacaaaaataggACTCTAAAGGATTTTAACCTCAGAGAGGAGCTCTGCAGTGGTGACAACATGAACAGCAGCCTCCCCTCAGCTACAGCTGAAAAAGATGTACAGGCTGAGATTAG agGCTCTGCTGCTAAAGGCCTGAGCTCTGAGTCTTTACTGAGTGACCTGTTGGAGGGACAAGAGACCCCAGAGAGATCCCAGATTCCCGAACAGGATAAGTTAGTAGTGGAAGCAAAGAGTGAGCCTCTCGGCTACTCTGACACGATGCCTGGATCTACACCTCTGATGACACCATCAGTGAAGAAGGCAGCATCTGCTGAACCTCAGCAGCATCTTGTGAGATCAAATTGTTCCCTTGCAGAGGAATCAGCCCGATGCATTTCTATTGGATTTGACATCGCCCATCCAGGAGACCATTCAAAAGAGGAGGCTTCCTCTGAGATGGTAAACACTACCAAAGGCTTAATGATAACATCTATGCAACCATCTACCAAGGATGAGGATGGAGTCGACTATGATGACATTATCTTGCATGGCGGTATATCGACCGAGGAGACTGTTGATGATGCAATGCTTCCCCAAGAGGACCTTGCCACCAATACACCAGCTGTAAAGCTGGAGGACCGGCTGGTTCAGAATCCCTCGGCTGAGGGCGTGGTGAATAAGGCTCCAAAGGGGTTTTCTCTGGTCAGTGAGATTGATGCCCATCTGGACATGTGTGGACACCAGTCACTGCTAGACTCCTCCAAAGCCCTGGATGATGAACAGGATGTccctctgcatagcagtgaGGATGAGCGGCTGCTCACCTCCGCCATGCTTGGCACAGGTTTCCCCTTCATAAATGCTAAGCTTACTGAGGCTATCTCGCAGCATAGGAGTGATAGTGGTCACTCGATCAGCATGGAGGGACAGCCACCCGTTAGTGGCCTTGATCTCAACTCTGTTCCCACTGATGCTTGTGCAAG AGGCTGTGCTGCAGCCTCTGCTGCCCAAGATGTGGTGTTTGGCCTGAGCACTAAGTCTTCACTGGGCAACCTGTTGGAGGGGCTAGATACTCCGAAGAGATCCCAGAAAAAGCAAGGCGTGAAGGCAAAGAGTGTACCCCTTACAAAGATGCTTGCTGAACTTGCTGAACTTCAGAAGGTTGTGGTGAGCTCAACTGGTTCCACTGACGGAGGGCTGGCTGTAAATCTCCAGGATGAGAGACCTGGAAGTGCTGGCAGGTGGAGCCCAGTGTCAGATGGGAGTGAGGCTTGGTTTACTTGGTATGTCAGTTGCATAACCATTTACCATAGGAAATGA